CGGAACCGCAAGGGGCTGCTTTTCGCTCCTGCGCATGCTGAATTCATTCATTTTCCCGAGTATCTCCGCAGCATCTCCCTTTCGAAGCTTCAGAAGTGCCTCAAGAACTATCTGATTGCCCTCCGAAACGATGCTTGTCCTATATCCAAATGACATGGCATCCCTGCCAAGCTTTGTTATTTTACCCTTTCTGTCTATCAGTGTAACCTCTTCGACTAAATCCTTCATTTCGCCGCCATATGCCCCCGCGTTCATGGCTACTGCTCCACCGAGTGTTCCCGGTATTCCACCTGCGAATTCTATTCCCGTGAGTGATTCTTTGGCTGCCATCTTTGACAGCGACGATAAAAGAACCCCCGACTGAGCTCGGATTGCCGTCTCTTCTATGTCCACATTGCTGAATTGATCTCCTATCTTCAGCACGGTTCCTCTAATTCCCTTGTCCGAAACGAGAAGGTTGCTTCCGTTGCCCATAATAAAGCATCCCTCTTCGCAGCTTCCCAATAGATTCAATATCTTTTCTATTTCTTCTACGCTTTTTGGCAAAACCATTAAATCCGCTGGCCCTCCTATTTTAAAAGCCGTGTGGTTTTTCATTGGTTCGTCAATAAGCAATCTATCTTTAGGTATTATTTTTTTTATTTCCTCATAAATCTCTTTATTTTCCATCACGCAC
This region of Peptostreptococcaceae bacterium genomic DNA includes:
- the murB gene encoding UDP-N-acetylmuramate dehydrogenase — translated: MENKEIYEEIKKIIPKDRLLIDEPMKNHTAFKIGGPADLMVLPKSVEEIEKILNLLGSCEEGCFIMGNGSNLLVSDKGIRGTVLKIGDQFSNVDIEETAIRAQSGVLLSSLSKMAAKESLTGIEFAGGIPGTLGGAVAMNAGAYGGEMKDLVEEVTLIDRKGKITKLGRDAMSFGYRTSIVSEGNQIVLEALLKLRKGDAAEILGKMNEFSMRRSEKQPLAVPSAGSTFKRPEGYYAGKLIQEAGLKGLRHGDAMVSDKHSGFIVNTGDASAEDVLSLIKTVQKVVFDKFGVMLETEVKFIGER